The Branchiostoma floridae strain S238N-H82 chromosome 3, Bfl_VNyyK, whole genome shotgun sequence genomic sequence AGATGTACTAGTGAATATATAATGTGTCTCCTTGCATTAATTATTTATTCCgcctttatagtcatcattaacttatatcaaagacttgtgttagccctcaTTATGTTATTTAGGATGTTAAGACTTATTCTTTATACCtatctttgtactttgtgtaatattcgttgccatactttgtaccatgtgcaaatgtcgtgcaataaagttcatacaTATTAACCATCAGACGGCGGGTGGTATAAACTTCCTAGTACCTTGCTGACCGATTTCTCGCTGACCGTCACTCGTTCGTAAATAAGGTAACCTTGTTTTGCATTTATTCCTCAGACTGCAGCCTTCCTGACACTGAGCATCATCTGCATTTTCGTGGTGATGTCCCAAGTCGGTGTGTCCAGCTGGGGGTTGGCCACCTACGCGGACTGCTACCTTCCGTATCTGGGAAACTTTGACAGTCTCGACTTTGGGCTAAGCGAATTGAATTCGTAAGCAACGCCTTTGATCTGTTCCCTATTGTTAATTATCTAGAGGCTTTATGGATAACACCGCTAGTAAGTTAGGAAAATTGGGAAGATCTTCACCCTGTTGATTTATGCTCATGCACCAACAGTGACCAATTACCATGGTGTTGGAGGCCTTGGCGTTTGGTTTCAGAGAAAACCACTCCATTGGACTGATTTTCATAGTGAATGATCATAGAGCCCTATTGGTACTTCTggacatttgtaaaaaaaaaacagttttatcTTGCATGCGGTTCATGACTGTGCAAACCAGTGATTTACCAACTTATGAAACTATCCACGGACGGAAATatcattatgtttaccttcacagaagggaaacattgtttttgttcaatttcATCTTACTACTGGACCAGagagctgtcaccatggttactggttaaGTAGCACACATCCTGCGGTGTtctatttacatgtaaatctgtAACAAGTGGAAGGACAATGCTAGAGGGGCTGGTCATCATATGTGAATGGGTTTGAGTAAGGGTAAACAGAGTAATACCAATGCTAGGCTTAGATCATGTGAACGGGTAAGCACTATGTAATTGATTGTAAATGTTTCTAGTGCATTAATCTACTATTAATGTTCTATCTGGGCTTAATGAAGGTACTGTTGGACCCTGATCTATTTTCACCGCGTCGGCGTGGTGGTAGGCCCGATGGAGATGCTCCTGTGTCTTGTCTCTTCTATCATCTGCTGTACAGCCTGCTGTACCTGCGACAACCAGGTaggtttgtttgcttatttgtatatattacaTACCTGGTATAAAATCCAATTTGATATTTAAATTCTGACGAATTTTATAAGTGTTTTTATCTTTTAAACATTTGGTTAACACCTAGTGTCTTTGCCGAATCTAATGTCAGTGTCTGTTGTTTTAGCCGGACTCAAGTGGAATGGTCATGCAACCAACCAACCCGCCCAGAACTGTCAACAACCCAGGTAACATTAGACTTGGCTAGCAATTTCAAGCCAGAGGGCAGAGCttgaggggctggtca encodes the following:
- the LOC118411010 gene encoding uncharacterized protein LOC118411010; amino-acid sequence: MCNIGHAMIGLGATLVILGVISICYGIYGLATFPQNYFNRVGAPIWAGVFVILTGAIGIVAGRKFVREGTSTKFTAAFLTLSIICIFVVMSQVGVSSWGLATYADCYLPYLGNFDSLDFGLSELNSYCWTLIYFHRVGVVVGPMEMLLCLVSSIICCTACCTCDNQPDSSGMVMQPTNPPRTVNNPAVL